From Cannabis sativa cultivar Pink pepper isolate KNU-18-1 chromosome 8, ASM2916894v1, whole genome shotgun sequence, a single genomic window includes:
- the LOC115700509 gene encoding E3 ubiquitin ligase BIG BROTHER-related, giving the protein MAQGDIPDVKFPLEEPYSQDLDSISQWCASITDASENHNCNPFASTSFPCSQVALVDAFNPVSCDSDWFSRSGSASDSDRDISCFVTDLFERGSSEQRDGYSDRNSGLSLNEFEIGGCSVGVDFELGERSSPRRVESLVEGLRVVRFDSESDSEDGNFGVLGFNSLDDNEGRNNGVNDWDIRSPLNGPCQEDQRSLYEEFDWEEVEERVNERENLSIVIDDEFEEEVQTMEEYEPAEQAARNIEWEILLAINNLAMNSSLERNVDSGTESYFSVQDDYIYAVGGEYETLFEQFIESETALKGSPPAAKSVVENLPSVELTMEELQKNDVVCAVCKDKILVEEKVKRLPCCHYYHGDCIVPWLGIRNTCPVCRYELPTDDADYELRKSQRARRVSPTDSQVTFNFELFA; this is encoded by the coding sequence ATGGCTCAAGGTGATATTCCCGATGTCAAGTTTCCGCTTGAAGAACCATACTCTCAAGACCTAGATTCCATCTCTCAATGGTGCGCCTCCATCACCGACGCTTCCGAAAACCACAATTGCAACCCCTTTGCCTCAACCTCATTCCCTTGTTCTCAGGTGGCCCTAGTTGATGCCTTCAATCCCGTAAGCTGTGACTCCGATTGGTTCTCCCGTTCCGGCTCTGCATCAGACTCCGACCGCGACATCAGCTGTTTTGTCACCGATCTCTTCGAGCGTGGCAGCTCAGAGCAACGTGATGGTTATAGCGATCGAAATTCAGGTTTGTCTTTGAACGAGTTTGAAATTGGGGGTTGTTCTGTAGGGGTTGACTTTGAATTAGGTGAACGTTCAAGTCCACGAAGGGTCGAATCGCTCGTGGAAGGACTTAGAGTTGTTCGATTCGATTCTGAGTCGGATTCTGAAGATGGTAATTTTGGGGTTTTGGGTTTCAATTCGTTGGACGATAATGAAGGCAGGAATAATGGAGTCAACGATTGGGATATTCGAAGTCCTTTAAATGGCCCTTGTCAGGAGGATCAAAGGTCTCTCTATGAAGAGTTTGATTGGGAAGAAGTGGAGGAAAGAGTCAATGAGAGAGAAAATCTAAGCATTGTGATTGATGACGAATTTGAAGAAGAGGTACAAACAATGGAGGAATACGAGCCTGCAGAACAGGCAGCAAGAAACATTGAGTGGGAAATTCTGTTGGCGATCAATAATCTAGCTATGAATTCGAGTTTGGAACGCAATGTAGATTCTGGTACCGAATCCTATTTCTCTGTTCAGGATGATTACATTTATGCTGTTGGTGGTGAGTACGAAACCCTTTTCGAGCAATTCATTGAAAGTGAGACTGCTTTGAAAGGTAGTCCTCCAGCTGCAAAAAGCGTTGTGGAGAATCTTCCTTCTGTCGAGTTAACAATGGAGGAGTTGCAGAAAAATGATGTGGTTTGTGCTGTTTGCAAAGATAAGATTTTAGTGGAGGAGAAGGTGAAGAGGCTACCATGTTGCCACTACTACCATGGGGATTGCATTGTGCCCTGGTTGGGCATTCGTAATACATGCCCTGTTTGTAGGTACGAGTTGCCAACAGACGATGCAGATTATGAGCTGAGGAAGAGCCAAAGGGCTCGCCGTGTCTCGCCAACAGATTCCCAGGTCACATTCAATTTCGAGTTATTTGCTTAA
- the LOC115701501 gene encoding pentatricopeptide repeat-containing protein At3g02330, mitochondrial, translating to MGHLHLTPHHLAKPLLLSFSSKLFSTLTPDQPIPAKTFKTFSRIYQQCSIGRALNQGKQAHSQMIVSGFKPTVFVVNCLIQMYVKCCNLDYATKVFDGLTDKDTVSWNTMIFAYAWCGKMEFAQKFFDVMPTRDVVSWNSLVSGYLQNGNYMKSIGVCVQMRSSGMAFDPTSLAVFSKACSAIEDYDLGIQIHCVAVKMGFDVDVVTGSSLLDMYAKCNKLKFSLQVFHELPEKNWVSWSAVIAGCVQNNHLLKALEMFKKMQIAGIGVSQSTYASVFRSCAGLSAYGFGSQLHGHVIKARFSSDVIVGTATLDMYAKCGSMSDARKLFNSMPNHNLQSYNAIIIGYARSGQGNEALYLFLLLLKSGLGYDEISLSGALGACAVMKGHVEGLQLHGLAVKSRLRSNICVSNAILDMYGKCGYLIDASCMFSEMVIRDAVSWNAIISAHEQNDNRDETLQIFVCMLRSRMEPDQFTYGSVLKACAAQQVLNHGTEIHGRIIKSGLGWDSFVGGALVDMYCKCGTIEEAEKLHHRTDEQTMVSWNAILSGFSQQNQNEDAQRFFVLMLETGIKPDNFTFATILDACANLATVGLGMQLHAQIIKQELHSDSYISSTLVDMYSKCGNMQDSRLMFEKARKRDPVTWNAMICGYAHHGLGEEALKVFEDMQLENVKPNRSTFVSVLRACAHIGNVEKGLHYFHSMQTDYNLAPQLEHYSCMVDIIGRSGQLREALRLIEEMPFEADAIIWRTLLSICKLHGDIEVAEKAATSLLQLDSQDSAAYVLLSNIYADSGMWDEMSKMRRAMRSHRVKKEPGCSWIEVKDEVNAFFVGDMAHPRCNEIYEKLHLLVSEMKVAGYMPFIHFDEEVAEEEIHEQDELGNFMYNA from the coding sequence ATGGGTCATCTTCACTTAACTCCTCACCATTTAGCAAAACCATTACTGTTGTCTTTCTCATCCAAACTTTTCTCAACTTTGACACCAGACCAGCCTATACCTGCCAAGACTTTCAAAACCTTTTCCCGCATTTACCAACAATGCTCCATTGGAAGAGCCTTGAATCAGGGCAAACAAGCCCACTCTCAGATGATCGTATCTGGGTTCAAGCCCACGGTCTTTGTAGTGAACTGTTTGATTCAGATGTATGTCAAGTGTTGCAATTTGGATTATGCTACCAAGGTGTTTGATGGACTAACTGACAAAGACACAGTGTCTTGGAACACCATGATTTTTGCGTATGCTTGGTGTGGCAAGATGGAGTTTGCGCAGAAATTTTTTGATGTTATGCCGACAAGGGATGTGGTCTCTTGGAATTCTTTGGTTTCAGGGTACTTGCAGAATGGCAACTATATGAAGTCTATTGGTGTTTGCGTGCAAATGAGGAGTTCCGGCATGGCTTTTGACCCTACTTCATTAGCTGTCTTTTCAAAAGCTTGCTCTGCAATAGAAGATTATGATTTGGGAATTCAGATTCATTGTGTTGCAGTGAAGATGGGTTTTGATGTTGATGTTGTGACAGGAAGCTCTTTGTTAGATATGTATGCTAAGTGTAACAAACTAAAGTTTTCTCTTCAGGTTTTTCATGAATTACCTGAAAAAAACTGGGTTTCGTGGAGTGCTGTTATTGCCGGTTGTGTTCAAAATAATCATTTACTcaaggccttagaaatgttcaaGAAGATGCAGATTGCTGGAATTGGAGTTAGCCAATCTACCTATGCTAGTGTTTTCAGGTCCTGTGCTGGATTGTCTGCCTACGGTTTTGGGAGTCAGTTGCATGGACATGTAATAAAGGCACGTTTTAGTTCTGATGTGATAGTAGGAACTGCCACTTTGGACATGTATGCAAAATGTGGCAGTATGTCTGATGCTAGGAAACTGTTTAACTCAATGCCGAACCATAATTTGCAATCTTATAATGCCATTATTATAGGATATGCTCGAAGTGGGCAAGGCAATGAGGCTTTGTACTTATTCTTGCTGTTGTTGAAGTCTGGTCTTGGATATGATGAAATATCTTTATCCGGTGCACTTGGTGCTTGTGCGGTGATGAAAGGGCATGTAGAAGGACTTCAACTACATGGGTTGGCAGTTAAGAGTCGTTTAAGGTCCAATATATGTGTTTCAAATGCCATTTTAGACATGTATGGAAAATGTGGATATCTGATTGATGCTTCTTGCATGTTTTCTGAGATGGTTATAAGAGATGCTGTCTCTTGGAATGCAATAATTTCGGCTCATGAACAGAATGATAACAGAGATGAAACCCTTCAAATTTTTGTTTGCATGCTCCGTTCGAGAATGGAACCTGATCAGTTTACATATGGTAGTGTTCTCAAAGCTTGTGCAGCTCAACAAGTTTTAAATCATGGGACAGAGATCCATGGAAGAATTATCAAATCTGGATTGGGATGGGACTCATTTGTAGGAGGTGCCCTTGTTGATATGTACTGTAAGTGTGGAACAATAGAAGAAGCAGAAAAGCTACATCATAGAACTGATGAACAAACTATGGTTTCGTGGAACGCAATTCTTTCCGGATTCTCTCAGCAAAATCAAAATGAAGATGCTCAAAGATTTTTTGTTCTGATGCTGGAGACAGGCATCAAGCCTGATAATTTCACATTTGCAACGATTCTAGATGCTTGTGCTAATTTGGCTACTGTTGGACTAGGGATGCAATTACATGCTCAAATTATCAAGCAAGAATTGCACTCAGATTCATATATTTCCAGCACACTTGTTGATATGTACTCAAAATGTGGAAACATGCAAGATTCTCGGCTGATGTTTGAGAAAGCACGAAAGCGAGATCCTGTGACATGGAATGCCATGATATGTGGCTACGCCCACCATGGTCTAGGAGAAGAAGCCCTTAAAGTTTTTGAGGATATGCAACTTGAGAATGTGAAGCCAAACCGTTCAACTTTTGTCTCTGTTCTTCGCGCTTGTGCACATATTGGAAACGTCGAAAAAGGGCTACATTATTTCCATTCAATGCAAACCGACTATAACTTGGCTCCTCAGTTGGAGCATTACTCGTGCATGGTGGACATAATAGGCAGATCAGGTCAACTTAGAGAAGCGTTGAGGCTTATTGAGGAGATGCCTTTCGAAGCTGATGCTATTATATGGAGAACTTTGCTTAGTATTTGTAAGCTTCATGGAGACATAGAAGTAGCTGAAAAGGCAGCTACCTCTTTATTACAATTGGATTCTCAAGACTCTGCTGCTTATGTTTTGTTATCAAATATTTATGCTGATTCTGGGATGTGGGATGAGATGTCAAAGATGAGGAGAGCTATGAGGTCTCACAGAGTGAAGAAGGAGCCTGGTTGTAGCTGGATTGAGGTCAAAGATGAGGTAAATGCCTTTTTTGTTGGGGACATGGCTCATCCAAGATGCAATGAGATCTATGAGAAGCTTCATTTGCTAGTTAGTGAAATGAAGGTGGCTGGTTATATGCCATTTATTCATTTCGATGAGGAGGTAGCTGAAGAAGAAATACATGAACAAGATGAGCTTGGAAATTTCATGTACAATGCTTAG
- the LOC115699507 gene encoding WPP domain-interacting tail-anchored protein 1: protein MDSNDVYVPSVSADHGYTVDLEAEMGKVDFADRILVNGELGNAGEFLTQLELDLACTCEKIANTTVLMMHVSTRENDFEALASEKDHLSDDSLEKALEFDFLSGVLESEVRELDGFIAVLQSGVVNARELLSSCSYVGEASRGLEEKLHDCEQSFKQSLDQFSELQTHSKYLQRALSCFDRQENGTGHKMLEEDQFLNANAEIKMQTAEQQRHILRMLEKSLAREMDLEKKMTELRQVEEELNQRLVSSEREVYCMGDETEDVWERLFEADNTAVVSMGISKELLGRLQILQLSLNSSSQQETQLRSKLEGSKEELKAKENSLSKLESSNAKFNDLLVAQTKELKTNLRVAEDKLILANSEAFTLGEKVSSLENELKESKFLLLNAKSSADGTQEELNALCSRINEMENVVADSEERISKAESRAENAETKCKLLTETNMELNEELGLLKSGAGASDRVDSLERQLRESDIQLQCAIASAEASQEKQSLLYSTISDMENLIEDLKLKVLKSENRADSAEDKCIILSESHAELNEELNFLRGRLESLEAVLQQTDETKMTAAEGISFQTKVITNLVMQLAFERECLHKQISSLATENKILGMKLQESNKHAVMRHDKEFMQPKDNLSTATCSEVKKEDTVVSTISSKMEKTPEGVSSGKILVGSVPGPETVRRIDAGILNYKQVFLAVLVLLISAAVFYSFQLQNCPF, encoded by the exons ATGGATTCTAATGATGTTTATGTACCTAGTGTTTCTGCTGATCATGGCTATACTGTTGACCTAGAAGCAGAGATGGGTAAAGTTGACTTTGCTGATAGAATTTTAGTGAATGGGGAGTTAGGAAATGCTGGGGAGTTTCTAACACAGCTGGAACTTGATCTAGCATGCACTTGTGAGAAGATAGCCAACACAACTGTTCTTATGATGCATGTGTCAACTAGGGAAAATGACTTTGAAGCTTTGGCTTCGGAGAAAGATCATTTATCAGATGATTCTTTAGAGAAAGCTTTGGAATTTGATTTCTTATCTGGAGTTTTGGAATCAGAGGTGAGAGAATTGGATGGATTCATTGCTGTACTTCAATCGGGAGTTGTTAATGCTCGAGAGTTACTATCATCATGTTCGTATGTGGGAGAAGCTTCTAGAGGATTGGaagaaaaattacatgattGTGAACAATCTTTTAAACAGTCATTAGACCAGTTTTCTGAACTTCAGACACACTCGAAGTACTTGCAGAGGGCTTTATCATGTTTCGATCGACAAGAGAATG GGACTGGCCATAAAATGTTAGAGGAGGATCAGTTCTTAAATGCAAATGCAGAAATAAAAATGCAAACTGCTGAACAACAAAGACATATTTTGAGGATGCTGGAGAAATCTCTGGCAAGAGAAATGGATCTTGAAAAGAAAATGACAGAGTTAAGACAAGTTGAAGAAGAGCTAAATCAGAGACTGGTCTCCTCAGAACGAGAAGTATACTGCATGGGAGATGAAACAGAAGATGTTTGGGAAAGATTGTTTGAGGCAGATAACACGGCTGTGGTTTCAATGGGAATTTCGAAAGAGCTGTTGGGTCGATTGCAGATACTCCAGCTTAGTTTGAACAGTTCATCTCAACAAGAGACTCAGCTAAGATCAAAGCTTGAAGGTTCCAAGGAAGAGCTGAAGGCTAAAGAAAATTCTTTGAGCAAGCTAGAAAGCAGCAACgcaaaatttaatgacttgctTGTTGCACAGACAAAAGAATTAAAAACCAACTTGCGAGTAGCTGAAGATAAGTTAATTCTTGCCAATTCAGAAGCCTTCACTTTGGGTGAAAAGGTCAGTTCGCTTGAAAACGAGCTGAAAGAATCTAAGTTTCTGCTGCTGAATGCAAAATCTTCTGCAGATGGTACTCAGGAAGAGCTCAATGCTCTATGTTCCAGAATCAATGAAATGGAAAATGTTGTTGCAGATTCTGAAGAGAGAATATCTAAAGCTGAAAGTCGGGCTGAAAATGCTGAAACCAAGTGTAAATTATTAACAGAGACCAATATGGAACTTAATGAAGAGCTGGGCCTTCTTAAGAGTGGTGCTGGCGCTTCTGACAGGGTTGATTCCCTTGAGAGGCAGTTAAGAGAGTCTGATATCCAGCTACAATGTGCAATCGCATCTGCCGAAGCCAGTCAAGAGAAGCAAAGCCTACTGTATTCTACAATATCTGATATGGAGAATTTGATTGAGGATCTTAAGCTGAAGGTTTTGAAATCTGAGAATCGGGCTGATAGTGCAGAGGATAAGTGCATCATATTATCTGAATCTCATGCAGAGCTAAATGAGGAATTGAACTTCTTAAGGGGACGATTGGAAAGCTTGGAAGCGGTTTTACAACAGACTGATGAAACAAAGATGACTGCTGCAGAGGGCATCAGTTTCCAGACCAAAGTCATTACAAATTTGGTGATGCAACTAGCTTTTGAACGAGAATGCCTTCATAAGCAG ATTTCTTCATTGGCAACTGAAAATAAGATTTTGGGGATGAAGTTACAAGAAAGCAACAAGCACGCAGTTATGAGGCACGATAAAGAATTTATGCAGCCAAAGGATAATTTGAGTACTGCTACTTGCTCAGAAGTTAAGAAAGAAGATACTGTGGTGTCTACTATCAGTTCTAAG ATGGAGAAAACTCCCGAAGGTGTCTCTTCCGGTAAGATATTAGTCGGAAGTGTGCCGGGACCAGAGACGGTGAGGAGAATAGATGCAGGAATATTAAACTATAAGCAAGTTTTCTTGGCAGTGCTTGTTCTGCTGATATCGGCGGCTGTTTTTTATAGTTTCCAACTACAAAATTGCCCGTTCTGA